TTTACAGTGCGTGGCTCTTAATCGTATGATGATGCTATGCAAGCCTGATTCTTACCTGGTTGAAGACTAAATTGGAGAATCTTGGCAGGAGTATTGTCCCTTTCTTCGATTCATGCAACAAAGCCATTAGGTAATATCAATAATCTTGCGCTGGCAAAGTCTTAAATGGTTCTGCCAGCGTTTGTTTTGCTGATGCGTTTTTGATCTGTTTTATTTGGTTAACACCAGTACCCCCATCAAGGTATTAGCGATCGCATAGTGCTTAGCCTGCGTGAATCCAGCCGCCAATCCTAATTGCACCTGCTCTTTGTCCAGCGGGAAACGCTCCAGACTGGGCATAATATAGGCATATTCTGCTTCCATGCCCTGATTTTTGGCGATCGGCACCACAATATGATCTAAATAAAATTGCTGGAATTTGGCTGCAATCGGATTTTCGGTGCGGTTGAAATCCAAAATTGCGGCGATCGCCCCCGGTTTTAAAACTCGCTGTAACTCCGCCAGGCATTTACTTATATTGGTCACATTGCGCAGCCCATAGGCGATCGTTGCGCCATCAAAATAGCGATCGGCAAAGGGCAAATCCAGGGCATCCCCTTCTTGCCAGATTAAACAATTACCAATTGGTGGTGGCAGTTCGCAGGTACGTTCCGCAGCGATCGCCAACTGCTCGCAGGCAAAATCCACTCCGATCACTTTGCCAGCCGGTGCAACCCGCTTAGCCAGGAGCATTGCCACATCACCACTACCACAACAAAGATCCAAGAATTTATCACCTGGCTGGGGCTGAGCCCAATTTACTGCCATTTTTTTCCAAACCCGATGCTGTCCCAAACTCAACCAATCATTGAGCTGGTCATATACTGGCGCGATTCGATCGAAGATCTGGCGTACTTCACTGGCCTGGGGCTTATCTTTAGCATCAGTAGCATCAGTTGTCTTATTGATGAGGTTGGTCATAAAACTACCTGACTATTTTAATTCCAATGGCTATTTAGATCCTTGATATGCGGCTATGATATGCAGCTATCCTTAGAACCTTGATTGAGGCCGCTTGCACGTCTTTGGATCTCAGCTCACCACATCCAGGCTGATTAGCAAAAGCAGATGAGAGCCTTTTGGTTGCACATCAGATCTAAGCATATAGCTACAACTGCACCATATTGGTGTATTCAGTTAATAGCTCATCATAGGTCAAACTATCCTCACTGGTTTGCGGACTCCAAAGCAACTCCAACACCGCAATATGATCTGATTCGATCGCGGCAATTTTCTCCAATGCCTTTTGCAACATTTCCGGCGATCGCACTTCTTCGTACAGGGCGCGATCGTGCTCGGTGCCCAATAATATAGTCACCACAATATATGCCGCTGGAGCATCATCAGCATATTGGTTGATCTCTTTGGTACTCAGTGAGCCATTGACCTTACTCAGGGTTTCGGCGCTGAAGTTTTTGCGCTCGGCGATCGACAACTGATTAAACACTGACTCGGCATTATCCCTGGGTAATACATCCGAGGTAGCTAGCACATGGGACCAATGCTCGGAGTTGCGGAGCAAGGCTAAGACTGCTTCTTGCAATAGCTCGGCGCGGCCTGATTCCGTGCCAGTATCAATCCGGGTCACCAACTCAGTCAATTGGGTTTGTAGATCATCGGCAGTTGCCAGCAGCGCCACTTGCAGCTTGCTAATCGTGACTGTCTCAGGATCGATCGCGGCTGGCGCAATAACACTATGCCCATTATTAGATTTATTCGACTTGCCGAACAAAATTAAAGCGGCGATCGCCCCTGGCGGCAGCAACAACCAGAACATACTAATACCGCCACCGCCGCCATTGGGATTACTGGGACTGCGGTTAGTATTGCGATCTGGACTATTACTACTGCTACTATTGCGATCGTTATTAGTATTATTGCTAGACGGCGATCGGGATGGACTGGGACTGCTGGTCGGCTCACTAGTAGGATTGCTACTGGGTTTACTATTACTACGGTTAGGTGAAGGTGAACTGGTGGGGGTTGATTTCTTAAACGAACCACTACGATCGCGCCCAGCGGAGCTACGGGCATAGGCAGATTGGTCTAGATTAATTAAATTAGCTAGTTGCTCTAGTCTGGCTAACTTTGATTTTTGGGATTTTGAGGCCAATATCTGGGGCGATCGCTCAGTGTGCTCAGTGTACTCAGTGTGCTCAGTTTCACTAGTCTCATTAATTTGACCAGTTGCCCAAAAGTTATCCCGATACATGCCCATATGCTCGCTTGCTCTGGTTATGCCGATCGGCACAATATCAAGGCAGAAATAAGCCAGAAGAGTAGCTAGGAAAAGTTTAAGTTTAGGTTGACGCATGATGGTTAAGATTTACCCGATTGGGTTAAACTTTATTACATAAGTGTTTACAGTGTTTTAGGATAAATTTACTCGTGGTTGAACCAATTCTTGTCGGCATTGCCCTCGGCCTAGTTTTTATTACTCTAGCTGGTTTATTTTTTGCTGCCTATCAGCAGTATCGCCGCGATCCGATGGCCTAAAAATTTTTCTACTGTTTAGATCTAATCGATATATTCGGCATCTATAAATTAAATAGTTTTAAGTCTTGCTTAAATAACCCTAAGTCTGCCGCTTTGATTGCAACTAACTCCCTCAAGCTAAAAGCATCGTGCTTTGCTCAGGATTTAGCCTTCAAGTTGGCAGCTTGTTTTTGAATAATTTTATTCGTTAAACAGATAGTTTTTAATTGTAGTGGTCTAGAAGTTAGGGCTTTTAGCAAAAGACTCTTAATTCGGGCGTGATTCTATGACCGCATATCATTAACATATGTATGATTAACTGAATTATTTCTATCGCTGGCGATCTACAGGATCTAATCTGATATTCAAATCTTTGAGCTGGGTTAGGTAGATACTCAAAGGCTTAGATACTCAAAGGCTTAGAGTCTGAATAGAATAAGCAAACTCCATAAAGGCTTGAGATGATCGCCCTCATCATCATTTGTTAGTGCTTAGAATCAGTTTAAGTTGCCAACACCAAACCCACAATCCCACCGATCGCCAACCCCAACATGGCATCAACACCCAGAATCAAAAAAGCTTGAT
The sequence above is a segment of the Pseudanabaena sp. PCC 7367 genome. Coding sequences within it:
- the ubiE gene encoding bifunctional demethylmenaquinone methyltransferase/2-methoxy-6-polyprenyl-1,4-benzoquinol methylase UbiE codes for the protein MTNLINKTTDATDAKDKPQASEVRQIFDRIAPVYDQLNDWLSLGQHRVWKKMAVNWAQPQPGDKFLDLCCGSGDVAMLLAKRVAPAGKVIGVDFACEQLAIAAERTCELPPPIGNCLIWQEGDALDLPFADRYFDGATIAYGLRNVTNISKCLAELQRVLKPGAIAAILDFNRTENPIAAKFQQFYLDHIVVPIAKNQGMEAEYAYIMPSLERFPLDKEQVQLGLAAGFTQAKHYAIANTLMGVLVLTK
- the petG gene encoding cytochrome b6-f complex subunit V; its protein translation is MVEPILVGIALGLVFITLAGLFFAAYQQYRRDPMA
- a CDS encoding DUF1517 domain-containing protein → MRQPKLKLFLATLLAYFCLDIVPIGITRASEHMGMYRDNFWATGQINETSETEHTEYTEHTERSPQILASKSQKSKLARLEQLANLINLDQSAYARSSAGRDRSGSFKKSTPTSSPSPNRSNSKPSSNPTSEPTSSPSPSRSPSSNNTNNDRNSSSSNSPDRNTNRSPSNPNGGGGGISMFWLLLPPGAIAALILFGKSNKSNNGHSVIAPAAIDPETVTISKLQVALLATADDLQTQLTELVTRIDTGTESGRAELLQEAVLALLRNSEHWSHVLATSDVLPRDNAESVFNQLSIAERKNFSAETLSKVNGSLSTKEINQYADDAPAAYIVVTILLGTEHDRALYEEVRSPEMLQKALEKIAAIESDHIAVLELLWSPQTSEDSLTYDELLTEYTNMVQL